The Microscilla marina ATCC 23134 nucleotide sequence ACTCAAATCAGTGTTCGACAAGGCGGTAAACTTTTCGGAGGTAGTAAAGTCACCACTAATATTGAGCGCGGCAGATGAATTGCTGATGGCACGGTAGGTAGGCGTTTGGTTTTGGGTAGTAAGCAACTTTATCCCAGCATAAGTGCTGCCATTGTGCACATAACCAAAGCTACTATCGGCCTCCCAAGCCACCGAATTATCCTGAAAGTCGCCTATGTTCCAATCGGCAAATATGCCTGCATACAAATGGCCGATCATGGCGCCGCTTACATTCCGTAGTTTGTATTCTACAATAATAAAGTGGTTTTTATTGGTACCCCTCCAGGCGCGGGTGCGTTGTTGCACTTCTATATTTATGCGTTCTGTGTTGTTGGTGATGTCTTCATACACTGTGGTCACATCCTGCAAAGTATCATTATTTATCAAATACTGAATACTCGATTGCGCAGAAGTAAACTTGTCATCACGGGTAATACTAAAATTAGTTTCAGTGGTTTTTATCCGACTCGATACCTTGCTATTGCTTGTGCCCAACATCAAACCCGCTTCACTCAATATAATTTTCCCTTTGTAATTGAGCCCCAGGTTAAAAGTAGCCCCAGGATCATCGTAAATTCCGAGTCTGCCTACATCGTTTATACTAAGCTTTAGCTCATTGGCGGTGAGGTTGATCATACGATTACCCGAAGCAAAAGTAGGATTGAGGGTTTCGTAAAAAGACAAAGTGTGCAGGGTAGTAGCGCCATCTTTGAAGGTAAGCGTAAAAAACGCTTTGGTATTGGCAGGGGTGTTGGCCGCTATGCTCAAGCCAAAAGGAGTGGCAAAGTTATCGGTAGTGTTCAAGGTGCCTAATGCCCCTAGTGTAGCAGTGTTTTGATGAATGCTAACAAAAGCCGAAGTGGTGCTCAATTCTACCTGAAGGTTGGCAGTTGCCGTGAGTTGATTTTTGAAGCTACACACCAACTCGGCGTTTGTACCTGCTTTGGCAAGCGGATCTTTGAACGAATGGGTAGACAAAGTAACAAATTTGGGGTTTACCTCCGTCAGTGCCTTGTGTATGTCTACCATACCCGACCCCAACTTGCCTGTATAGCTACTATTGGCAGCCACATCGTATACCATACTGGCATTTGCTGTAGCGCGTAGGCGGGCTATCACCTGAGCTGCGTTTAGGCTGGGGTATTGTACCCTTACCAACGCTGCTGCACCAGTGACTATAGGAGCCGAAAACGAAGTGCCGGCAGCATCAATTACTGTATTGCCCTTGGTCAGTGTTCTTATACTTTGTCCGGGGGCAATCAGCCCTACTTTTTCGTTAAAATCAACCGAGCCCATTTTTTCGTCGGTCTGATTGGAGCCCGTCACGCTCAGTACGATGCCTTCATAAGAAGCTGGGTACCAATAACGTTCTGTTCCGGTGGTAAAGGTTTCAATATCTTGCCCGGCAGCGGCTACCAGTACCACATCATATTTTTCTACAACTGCGGTCAAAAAATCACGTTCAAAGCGACTGGCTTGCCCCGGGCGCCCCCAAGACATATTAATTACTTTAGCTCCGTTGGCGGCAGCTGTTTGTACGCCCCCAAAAGGGTTGGTCAGTTGCCCTGTGTCGTCGCTTGCTTTTACTGCAATGTATTTACAGTTGTAGCCTATGCCTGCTATATTGAGCGAATTGTTGGGGGTAGCCGAGGTAATGCCCAATGCCTGAGTACCGTGAGCGTCTTGGGTACCACTATAAGTCAGGTTATTATCACTCGAAAATACGTTACCAACATCTATCGCCCCAAAAAAATTGTTAGTCAAATCGCCGTGTGCTGCCGGAATAGTCAAGTCAATCTCAAAACCAAAATCAACTACTCCAATCAACATCGAGGGTGCTCCTTGTTGTACATCCCAGGCTTGCTTGGCTTTTACCTTGTCCAGGTAATATTGGTTGTTTAGTTCTGGGTCGTTGGGGCTGAGCACTGCCTTGGTGGAGGGTTTACCTTTGAGCGCTCGAAAATTGGTATACACTGGTTCAGCATAAATTACCCGTGGGTCTTGTCTAAGTTGGCTAATTGCCTGTTCCAGGTTTATACTTAAAGGTACCAACACTGTATAAATACCCGAAAGTTGTTGCAGGCCATTGCTGGCCAATTCATTTTTGGCAAGTTTATCATCGTTGGCAGTGGTTTTAGGCAACAATCCATGCGGAAATTTCTCAATTGGCTGAGCCGCCTTGAATTCGGTCAAAACCTGGGGTTGTTGGTAGCTCAAGGTCTGGTTACGCCCATAGGCAGGGGCTTGGGTAGCTGTAGGTTTTAGTTTGTATACGATCGTGCCAGGCTGGTAGTCTTTGACACTGGTATTGGCAGAAAAACGAAAAGCTCCTTGTTGGGCATGGGTAGAGAAAGCTATTATAAAAAAACAATAAACAAAATAAATGGTCTGCTTCATAAGCGGCTTAAAAATTCAACTATGTAACGGACAAAAAATGATTTTTCTATTTCGGGAATAATCTTCACTATCAATGCTTCGTTAAAAGCGCCATGACTTGACAGCAAATCTCTATCTCCAAATGGATATTTTATTTTTCAACCGTTACTATACGTGATTAATTTTATAACTATACGAAATCGATCAGCGACAAGACTCAAGTCGTGGCAGTTTTTTGCTTTATCGCAAGTCTTTTAGTTTATTAGCGTTAAAATATCTTATTTTTCAACGTTAAACTCCCACAAACTAGTGTTCCATACCCTACCCGACGGCTCAAAAATGTACTACGAAGTACAGGGCAACCTTGATGCAGACAAAACTTTGGTTTTTTTAGGTGGCTTATCACAGTCTACCATTGCCTGGACCGGTTACCTGCCTTCGCTCAAAGCAAATTACCGGATTGTACTGGTTGACCTCATCTTTCAGGGGCAATCTGATGCTCCGGCAGAGGCTCGTTCATTTGAAGACCACGCAAACGATGTAAAACACCTGTTAGATGCGCTCAAATTTGATAACATTTATCTTATTGGCATTTCGTATGGTGGGGCAGTGAGTCTACGGCTATTGGTCAATTACCCCCAGGCAGTAACCAAAAGTGTTATTATGGCTTCTTTTGCCCATAAGCCCCCCATGTTCGACGCCTTTGGCGTGTCTTGGTTCAGTGCTTTACAATCTGGAGGCTACCCATTGATGCTAGATGTGATGTTGCCCGCAGTATTGGGGCGTTCTTATTTTGAGAATCCTTTGATTCCCATAGAGGTAATAAAAAATGGCAGAAGAGATTTACACCTGCCCACTACCAACCTAATGAAATTGATGCAGGCAACTGCCGAAAGTGGCGACTACCGAAAGGAGTTGGCTAAAATCAAAGTTCCCGTAAGGGTAATTGTAGGGGAAGAGGATATTTTGTGTACTCCTGCCATCAATCAGGCAATAGCCGACCATATTCCTACGAGTGATATGAAGCGTATACCCAAAGCTGGTCATACCCTCAACCTGGAAGCCATCCCCCAAACTATGAAGTTGATCATCGATTTTGTAGAGAGCGAGGTGGCAGTTTAGGGGCAAGGCAGCAATAAGCAATTAGCTATAAGCTGGTCTTTCGCAGTGATTTTTCTGTTTAATTGAAAATAATTACAGTATGGGTTTATGAGTGCGTCAGCTAGATTCAGCCTTAGTTTGTTGCCGTTAAGTTGAAAATCCCGAACTTGTATTCGGGGAATCTGTGAAACGAAGCCGTAAAACCGAGGCTGCAGCTCTGCTGCGCCGAGCTCTACTTTAGCTAAACAGATCACTGTTTGAGCCAGAGGCGAGTTTGAGCTGTTTAGCCGAAAAGGCAGAGCCCCGAATCAAGTTCGGGATTTTAAAACTTGGGCTTCGCCCTGCGGTTCGGCGTAGTGTAACAGATTTAGGCAAAACAAACTACAGCTGTGGGGTTTAGCCGAAAAGGCAGAGCTCGCCCCAAAGGGGCTTCGGTTTTGGTTACTTTTTCACCTATAGAAAATCCATGATCCCGAACTTGATTCGGGGAAGTAACGGCTCACAGATATTCGAATCATTGTATTTTATTAGCTTTTTTGAAGATTGGTATAATATTTTGTTAAACAAATTTTTAACCTGCGAAAGGTCAGCTATAAGTTAAAAATCCTGAAATTTCTCTGTGAAATTTCAGGATTTTTGACTTTCACTGACTCTTGGAGTCTACCCTTCTTTTACTTCTTCTTTGACCGTTTTTTTCTCTTCCTCTTCGGCAAGCTCTTTTAAGCGT carries:
- a CDS encoding S8 family serine peptidase gives rise to the protein MKQTIYFVYCFFIIAFSTHAQQGAFRFSANTSVKDYQPGTIVYKLKPTATQAPAYGRNQTLSYQQPQVLTEFKAAQPIEKFPHGLLPKTTANDDKLAKNELASNGLQQLSGIYTVLVPLSINLEQAISQLRQDPRVIYAEPVYTNFRALKGKPSTKAVLSPNDPELNNQYYLDKVKAKQAWDVQQGAPSMLIGVVDFGFEIDLTIPAAHGDLTNNFFGAIDVGNVFSSDNNLTYSGTQDAHGTQALGITSATPNNSLNIAGIGYNCKYIAVKASDDTGQLTNPFGGVQTAAANGAKVINMSWGRPGQASRFERDFLTAVVEKYDVVLVAAAGQDIETFTTGTERYWYPASYEGIVLSVTGSNQTDEKMGSVDFNEKVGLIAPGQSIRTLTKGNTVIDAAGTSFSAPIVTGAAALVRVQYPSLNAAQVIARLRATANASMVYDVAANSSYTGKLGSGMVDIHKALTEVNPKFVTLSTHSFKDPLAKAGTNAELVCSFKNQLTATANLQVELSTTSAFVSIHQNTATLGALGTLNTTDNFATPFGLSIAANTPANTKAFFTLTFKDGATTLHTLSFYETLNPTFASGNRMINLTANELKLSINDVGRLGIYDDPGATFNLGLNYKGKIILSEAGLMLGTSNSKVSSRIKTTETNFSITRDDKFTSAQSSIQYLINNDTLQDVTTVYEDITNNTERINIEVQQRTRAWRGTNKNHFIIVEYKLRNVSGAMIGHLYAGIFADWNIGDFQDNSVAWEADSSFGYVHNGSTYAGIKLLTTQNQTPTYRAISNSSAALNISGDFTTSEKFTALSNTDLSTNNTANNADVSHVVGAQLSNLAHNETRTVAFALMVADNLNDLKTVSYNAKKQFLIAKTAPLPNLGNPTVCQGSSISLTPSNGTTFEFYAAPPPGLPLHTGRSLNVNNVSVTDTFYVVNKDSLEASATKQVIVNVVQPTASFTLSQDTIEVNETVGLNDLSTGANQWNWDFGNGQTFNGNAPSAQTYSTAGTYQVKLTTTSAAGCTHSLVKPLVVLDCSGNTDAIVTRTDTLDIGGVNDTLSFKNTNTAVVAYQWDFGNGHTSAEANPLQLFTTVGNYTVNLTTTHSNGCKTISTKNLTVINSFTVGVAERLKKQIKLYPNPSEGMFRLALPALPAKALVRLTNVHGQLLYYQQTQHKGAQTIQVNQPHLPPGVYILQIKWGDDVLTKRVIIHVR
- a CDS encoding alpha/beta fold hydrolase yields the protein MFHTLPDGSKMYYEVQGNLDADKTLVFLGGLSQSTIAWTGYLPSLKANYRIVLVDLIFQGQSDAPAEARSFEDHANDVKHLLDALKFDNIYLIGISYGGAVSLRLLVNYPQAVTKSVIMASFAHKPPMFDAFGVSWFSALQSGGYPLMLDVMLPAVLGRSYFENPLIPIEVIKNGRRDLHLPTTNLMKLMQATAESGDYRKELAKIKVPVRVIVGEEDILCTPAINQAIADHIPTSDMKRIPKAGHTLNLEAIPQTMKLIIDFVESEVAV